The following proteins are co-located in the Clavibacter capsici genome:
- the aroQ gene encoding gamma subclass chorismate mutase AroQ: MPHRALLASSAFAVSIAAVLGAATPAQACPRDPAEQQAVTAVASAALDRLEIADDVAASKWLSGKAVADPAREQAVIDATVAAAKADGVDPVAAERIMRAQIEASKQVQYALIARWHAHPDQAPTTAPDLTTSVRPRINAVDARLVPAIGAAHATLDDAACGHLVKDARGELGRGLDDAHRKAFRTALATVCTPES, translated from the coding sequence ATGCCCCACCGCGCCCTGCTCGCCTCGTCCGCATTCGCCGTCTCGATCGCCGCCGTCCTCGGCGCCGCCACGCCCGCGCAGGCGTGCCCGCGCGACCCGGCGGAGCAGCAGGCCGTCACCGCGGTCGCGTCCGCGGCGCTCGACCGCCTCGAGATCGCCGACGACGTGGCCGCGTCGAAGTGGCTGTCGGGCAAGGCCGTCGCGGATCCCGCCCGTGAGCAGGCCGTCATCGACGCCACGGTCGCCGCCGCGAAGGCCGACGGGGTCGACCCGGTCGCGGCCGAGCGCATCATGCGGGCGCAGATCGAGGCGAGCAAGCAGGTGCAGTACGCGCTCATCGCCCGCTGGCACGCGCACCCCGACCAGGCGCCCACCACCGCGCCGGACCTCACCACGAGCGTCCGCCCGCGCATCAACGCGGTGGACGCGCGCCTCGTCCCCGCCATCGGCGCCGCGCACGCCACCCTCGACGACGCCGCGTGCGGCCACCTCGTGAAGGACGCGCGCGGCGAGCTCGGCCGGGGCCTCGACGACGCGCACCGCAAGGCCTTCCGCACGGCCCTCGCGACTGTCTGCACGCCGGAGTCCTGA
- a CDS encoding FBP domain-containing protein, with amino-acid sequence MLPLTESEIRSSLVNASQREARDIRLPEGFADLRWDRLDFLGWRDPRSPQRGIVVVPSGDELIGVLLQQAGAAPRSRAQCSWCQDVRLPAPVGFYAASRAGAAGRNGNTIGTLVCTDFECSANVRKPRPIPYLGFDPAAATAQLIDDLRTRVAAFAADVASTA; translated from the coding sequence ATGCTCCCCCTGACCGAATCCGAGATCCGCTCCTCCCTCGTCAACGCCTCCCAGCGCGAGGCCCGCGACATCCGCCTGCCGGAGGGCTTCGCCGACCTCCGCTGGGACCGCCTCGACTTCCTCGGCTGGCGCGACCCGAGGTCGCCGCAGCGCGGGATCGTCGTCGTGCCGTCGGGCGACGAGCTGATCGGCGTGCTGCTGCAGCAGGCCGGCGCCGCCCCGCGGTCGCGGGCCCAGTGCTCGTGGTGCCAGGACGTGCGGCTGCCCGCGCCCGTCGGCTTCTACGCCGCGAGCCGGGCGGGCGCCGCGGGCCGCAACGGCAACACGATCGGCACGCTCGTCTGCACGGACTTCGAGTGCAGCGCCAACGTGCGGAAGCCGCGGCCGATCCCGTACCTCGGCTTCGACCCCGCGGCGGCGACCGCGCAGCTCATCGACGACCTGCGGACCCGCGTGGCGGCGTTCGCGGCCGACGTCGCGTCGACGGCCTGA
- a CDS encoding MSMEG_6728 family protein, with translation MQTFLPYPDLAASMAVLDDKRLGKQRVETLQVMKAVTVAGYGWQSHPVTRMWRGHRPALMEYQEATCAEWMRRGFADTCFEKTLAIIAEVPEDLAAYTEGRITRPPWWGRPELHLSHRSKLLAKAPELYRPAFPGDPDDLDYVWPVTSA, from the coding sequence ATGCAGACGTTCCTCCCCTACCCGGACCTCGCCGCGAGCATGGCCGTGCTCGACGACAAGCGGCTCGGGAAGCAGCGCGTCGAGACCCTCCAGGTGATGAAGGCCGTCACGGTCGCGGGCTACGGCTGGCAGAGCCACCCCGTCACGCGGATGTGGCGCGGTCACCGACCGGCGCTCATGGAGTACCAGGAGGCGACCTGCGCCGAGTGGATGCGGCGCGGATTCGCCGACACGTGCTTCGAGAAGACCCTCGCGATCATCGCCGAGGTGCCCGAGGACCTCGCCGCCTACACGGAGGGGCGCATCACGCGACCGCCGTGGTGGGGCCGCCCGGAGCTGCACCTCTCCCACCGCTCGAAGCTGCTGGCGAAGGCGCCCGAGCTGTACCGGCCGGCGTTCCCCGGGGATCCCGACGACCTCGACTACGTCTGGCCGGTCACGAGCGCGTGA